One genomic window of Phoenix dactylifera cultivar Barhee BC4 chromosome 6, palm_55x_up_171113_PBpolish2nd_filt_p, whole genome shotgun sequence includes the following:
- the LOC103714924 gene encoding heat shock protein 90-6, mitochondrial gives MLGVSRRSVSAARHRALARATTSSSSSSSASPPYPNSLMENKDKLPQFQTRWFSMFSAPKNNDPNHAMHLNIRNGTLVSNRYVSTTAAVDTSDPPCEKYEYQAEVSRLMDLIVHSLYSNKEVFLRELVSNASDALDKLRFLSVTEPELLKDAVDLDIRIQTDKDNGIITITDTGIGMTRQELVDSLGTIAHSGTAKFLKSLKESQEAGADSTLIGQFGVGFYSAFLVSDRVVVSTKSPKSDKQYVWEAEAGASSYMIREETDPEKLLPRGTRLTLYLKHDDKGFAHPERIQKLVKNYSQFVSFPIYTWQEKGFTKEIEVDEDPAEANKVGEEDTKAEKKKKTKKVVERYWDWELTNETQPIWLRNPKDVTTEEYNEFYKKTFDEYLDPMASSHFTTEGEVEFRSILFVPATRKDDIVNTKTKNIRLYVKRVFISDDFDGELFPRYLSFVKGVVDSNDLPLNVSREILQESRIVRIMRKRLVRKAFDMILGISLSENKEDYEKFWDNFGKFLKLGCIEDHSNHKRLAPLLRFFSSQSEEELISLDEYVENMKPEQKDIYYIAADSLTSARNAPFLERLLEKDFEVLFLVDPMDEVAIQNLKSYKEKNFVDISKEDLDLGDKNEEKDKEIKQEFAQTCDWIKKRLGDKVARVDISSRLRSSPCVLVSGKFGWSANMERLMRSQTLGDVSSLEFMRSRRVFEINPEHPIINDLNVACRTCPDDPEALRAIDLLFDTALISSGFTPDNPTELGGKIYEMMGTALSGKWASTTPGVEHVRPHQSAGSQNPEAFEAEVVQETGGQK, from the exons ATGCTGGGGGTTTCGAGGCGATCCGTCTCCGCTGCTCGACACCGAGCCCTGGCTCGCGCCAccacctcttcttcctcctcctcctccgcctccccgccCTACCCCAACTCG ttaATGGAGAACAAGGACAAACTTCCTCAGTTTCAAACTAGATGGTTTTCTATGTTTTCTGCACCAAAAAACAATGACCCAAACCATGCAATGCATCTAAATATTCGAAATGGCACTCTTGTTAGCAACCGTTATGTGTCGACTACTGCAGCAGTTGATACATCTGATCCACCTTGTGAGAAATATGAGTACCAGGCTGAG GTTAGTCGCCTCATGGACCTCATAGTTCATAGCTTATACAGCAACAAAGAAGTATTTCTTCGGGAGTTGGTTAG CAATGCAAGTGATGCACTTGACAAGTTACGTTTTTTGAGTGTAACTGAACCTGAACTACTGAAGGATGCTGTTGACCTTGACATCCGTATCCAAACTGACAAAGACAATGGGATAATCACAATTAC gGATACTGGTATAGGTATGACCAGACAAGAACTTGTTGACTCTTTAGGAACTATTGCACATAGCGGAACAGCAAAGTTTCTAAAATCATTGAAG GAGAGTCAAGAAGCTGGTGCTGACAGCACTCTGATTGGCCAATTTGGTGTTGGTTTTTATTCAGCATTCCTTGTTTCCGACAGG GTTGTTGTTTCAACGAAGAGCCCAAAATCAGATAAGCAGTATGTGTGGGAGGCAGAGGCTGGTGCTAGTTCTTATATGATTCGAGAGGAAACAGACCCAGAAAAACTCCTTCCAAGAGGGACTCGTCTCACGTTGTACCTTAAG CATGATGACAAGGGTTTTGCTCATCCTGAAAGGATCCAGAAACTTGTGAAGAACTACTCACAATTTGTTTCTTTCCCAATATATACATGGCAAGAGAAGGGCTTTACTAAAGAG ATTGAAGTTGATGAGGATCCTGCTGAAGctaataaggttggggaggaAGATACCAAAGCTGAG aagaagaagaagaccaagaaAGTTGTGGAGAGGTATTGGGACTGGGAGCTTACAAATGAAACCCAGCCTATATGG CTTCGCAACCCTAAAGATGTCACTACTGAGGAGTACAATGAGTTCTACAAGAAGACTTTCGATGAATACTTGGATCCTATGGCCTCGTCACACTTCACCACAGAG GGTGAAGTGGAATTCAGATCTATTCTTTTCGTTCCTGCCACAAGAAAGGATGACATAGTTAACACAAAGACAAAGAACATTAGGCTTTATGTCAAGCGTGTATTCATATCCGATGATTTCGATGGAGAACTT TTCCCAAGATATCTGAGCTTTGTCAAAGGTGTTGTTGATTCAAATGACCTTCCACTGAATGTCTCACGTGAGATCCTTCAAGAAAGTCGGATT GTGCGCATCATGAGAAAGCGGTTGGTTCGGAAGGCCTTTGATATGATACTGGGCATTTCTCTTAGCGAAAACAAAGAA GACTATGAGAAGTTCTGGGACAACTTTGGCAAATTTCTCAAACTGGGCTGCATAGAAGATCACTCGAATCACAAACGCCTTGCTCCACTTCTTCGGTTCTTCTCTTCTCAGAGTGAGGAAGAGTTAATTAGCTTAGACGAATATGTTGAGAATATGAAACCAGAACAGAAGGATATCTACTACATTGCAGCAGACAGCTTGACAAGTGCAAGAAATGCTCCTTTCCTGGAGAGACTTCTTGAAAAGGATTTTGAG GTGCTATTTTTAGTTGATCCCATGGATGAAGTCGCCATCCAAAACCTGAAGTCCTATAAGGAGAAGAACTTTGTTGATATCAGCAAGGAAGACTTGGACCTAG GTGATAAGAATGAGGAAAAGGATAAGGAAATTAAGCAGGAATTTGCCCAGACCTGTGACTGGATCAAGAAGAGACTGGGAGACAAGGTTGCTCGTGTTGACATTTCCAGTCGCCTTAGGAGCTCTCCATGTGTTCTTGTTTCTGGGAAGTTTGGCTGGTCTGCTAATATGGAGAG GTTAATGAGGTCACAGACCCTTGGAGACGTTTCAAGCTTGGAGTTTATGCGTTCAAGAAGGGTATTTGAAATTAATCCGGAACATCCTATAATCAATGACTTGAAT GTTGCATGCAGGACTTGCCCTGATGATCCTGAGGCTCTGAGGGCTATCGATCTTTTATTTGACACGGCTCTGATTTCTAGTGGCTTCACT CCTGATAACCCAACGGAACTCGGTGGAAAGATCTATGAGATGATGGGGACTGCTCTTTCTGGCAAATGGGCGTCCACAACCCCTGGGGTGGAGCATGTGCGACCACACCAGTCTGCAGGATCTCAAAACCCTGAGGCATTTGAAGCTGAGGTCGTGCAAGAAACCGGTGGTCAGAAATGA